The Daucus carota subsp. sativus chromosome 2, DH1 v3.0, whole genome shotgun sequence genome includes a window with the following:
- the LOC108207221 gene encoding LOW QUALITY PROTEIN: TMV resistance protein N-like (The sequence of the model RefSeq protein was modified relative to this genomic sequence to represent the inferred CDS: inserted 1 base in 1 codon): MASTSYDQTSTASASTSPPTTRWDVFLSFRGLDTRNTFTDHLHKALIRTGIRTYKDDPELHRGEVISRSLPQAIQDSKIYIVVLSKNYATSSWCLEELEEILDCHIKTKRLIIPVFYYIDPSVVRHQTQRFETAFINHQTRYDAEKVNRWRHTLNEIADFKGYHVSKDRSQADIIDEVVNGIVLKINPRTLYVAKYPIGMDSRVEGITALFNSGTSEGVKRIGIHGXGGVGKTTIAKAVYNQNY; the protein is encoded by the exons ATGGCTTCCACAAGTTATGATCAAACCTCAACAGCTTCTGCTTCAACTTCACCTCCTACTACTCGATGGGATGTTTTCTTAAGTTTCAGAGGCTTAGATACACGAAATACATTTACAGATCATCTTCACAAAGCCTTGATCCGCACTGGCATTCGAACGTATAAGGATGACCCTGAGCTGCACAGAGGAGAAGTAATCTCACGTTCGTTGCCTCAGGCTATTCAGGACTCCAAGATTTACATTGTTGTCCTCTCGAAAAACTATGCCACTTCATCTTGGTGCCTTGAGGAGCTAGAAGAAATCCTTGATTGTCACATAAAAACGAAGAGATTAATTATTCCTGTGTTTTACTACATCGATCCATCTGTTGTTCGCCACCAAACTCAGAGATTTGAAACAGCTTTTATAAATCATCAGACTCGATATGATGCAGAGAAAGTGAACAGATGGCGCCATACATTAAATGAGATCGCAGACTTCAAAGGATACCATGTATCTAAAGACAG GTCTCAAGCTGATATTAttgatgaagttgttaatgGAATTGTACTCAAAATAAATCCAAGGACTTTGTATGTTGCCAAATATCCCATTGGGATGGATTCTCGTGTTGAAGGCATAACTGCATTGTTCAATAGTGGCACGTCAGAAGGTGTCAAGAGGATTGGTATACATG ATGGGGGGGTTGGCAAAACAACCATCGCCAAAGCTGTGTATAACCAAAACTATTAG